The nucleotide sequence CCGGCGACGCGCATGGCGGCGGCTCCTCCATCTCCCTCGACCAAGGCGACCGCCGATGAGCCTCTTCAAACGACCCGCCGCGCATTACGGCAAGACTCCGCAGCCCGAGACCCCGTACCAGCGCGCCGCCCAGGTCTGGGACGACCGCATCGGCTCCGCCCGCGTGCAGGCGCGGAACTGGCGGCTCATGGCGTTCGGCTCTTTGGCGCTCTCCGCCGGCCTGTCGGCCGCGCTGGTCTGGCAATCGGCGAGCGGCTCGATCGTGCCGTGGGTGGTGCAGGTCGATCGGCTCGGACAGGCGCAGGCGGTGGCGCCGGCCACCGCCGGCTACCGCCCGACCGATCCGCAGATCGCCTTCCATCTCGCGCGCTTCGTCGAAGAGGTCCGCTCGATCCCCGCCGACGCGATCATCGTGCGGCAGAACTGGCTGCGCGCCTACGACTTCACCACGGCTGCCGGCGCGCAGTCGCTCAACGATTACGCGCGCACCAACGACCCGTTCGCGAAGGTCGGCAAGCAGCAGATCGCCGTCGACGTGTCCTCGGTCATCCGCGCGTCGCCGGACTCGTTCCGCGTCGCCTGGACCGAGCGGCGCTATCAGGATGGCAGCCTCGCCGAGACTTCCCGCTGGACCGCTATCCTCGCCGTCATCGTCCAGCCGCCGCGCGATCCCGAGGCGCTCAGGAAGAACTCGCTCGGCATCTACGTCAACGCGATCAACTGGTCGAAGGAGATGGGTCAGTGAGCGCGCATCTCCGCAGGATCGCTGCGCCCGCCGTGCTGCTCGCGGCAACGATGCTCGCCGGCTGCGCCACGACGCAGAAGCCGCCCGAGATCGCTTACGACGCCGAGGTGCCGCCGCTGCCGCCCTTTCCGGTGGTCGCGGCGCCGGCACGACCCCGGCCGCTCCATGTCCCGCCGCCGTGGACACCGGCGCGGGGCGGACAGCCGGCCGCCACCTCGACCGCCCGCGTCGAGAACGCCAACGGCGCCGCCCGCGTCCAGCCGCGGCGCGAAGGCTACTACAACGCCATCCAGGTCTATCCCTGGTCGGAAGGGGCGCTCTACCAAGTCTATGCCGCGGTCGGGCAGATCACCGACATCGCGCTCGAACCCGGCGAGAGCCTGACCGGTGCCGGTCCGATCGCGGCCGGCGACACCGCCCGC is from Methylorubrum populi and encodes:
- the trbF gene encoding conjugal transfer protein TrbF gives rise to the protein MSLFKRPAAHYGKTPQPETPYQRAAQVWDDRIGSARVQARNWRLMAFGSLALSAGLSAALVWQSASGSIVPWVVQVDRLGQAQAVAPATAGYRPTDPQIAFHLARFVEEVRSIPADAIIVRQNWLRAYDFTTAAGAQSLNDYARTNDPFAKVGKQQIAVDVSSVIRASPDSFRVAWTERRYQDGSLAETSRWTAILAVIVQPPRDPEALRKNSLGIYVNAINWSKEMGQ